TGGCACGAGTAGCATGACTGAGGGGTTATTCCCTACGATTGTGCTGAGCACACCAGTGACTAAAAACAATGCCAGTGGGTTATTTAAATCGACACCATGAGCGCGTAAATCATTGAGGAGCTGCTGGGGAATTCCTGTTGACGCAAAGGCGGCATTAACGACAAACAACCCCATAATTAAGAGTAATAAATTCCCATCGACTAATTTAAGCATATCGCTTGATGCAATTGAACGATTCATTAATAAGAACCCTGCGGCAGTAAGGGCAATTAATTCTCTAGGAATATCGCTAATGATAAATGCGATAATAACGGCAAATGTAATAATCCCAGCCTTGGTTGTTTCCCACACATTTAATGTTTCTTGAGTTGTTGGTGCTTTAGTTTGCATTTCGTCCTTAGCAATGTACCAACGGTTGCGGTACAACCAAACTAGGACTAGCCATGTAATGGGTAACGAAATTAAAGCAGGGATTGCAGAGGCTTCTAATAAACCCACAAATGAGATGTCGAGTCCTTGAGCTGCAATCATATTCTGCGGGCTACCAATTAATGAGCCAGCTGCACCGTTATTTGCTGCGAAACAAAAGCCTAATAAAAATGGGATAGGGTTTAAACCACGGGATAAACTAATTGAAACTAACAGTGGTGTCATGGCAACAACCACGACATCATTAGTTAATAGAGCAGAAAGGATCCCGCCAACACCGATTAATACCGCTAAAAGTGCCGGAGGAGAAACCTTTAACATCGCAACACGGTTCGCTGTCCAGCTATAAAAGCCAGATACAACAAACGATGCAGATACCACCATTAAACCGAATAACATGCCAATTGTCCGATAATCAATGGCATTCCAAGCGTGCGGTGGGGTAATACTACCGATAGCCATCATGGCTAAGGCGCCAATAACAGCAGCTCCCGTTCTGTCTACTTTAAAACCGGGTAACTTACCAAAGCCCATGGCAACGTAAACCAAAAGAAAAACAATAATGGTTAAAGTCATTGTATTCACATTTTAATCAATAAATTTAAGGATAATTTATCGGTGAAAATCTTTTGAATCAAGGTTAAATATTCGTTTAATAATAATAAGTTGCAGTAAGCCCTATTCGTAATCATCGC
The window above is part of the Providencia sp. R33 genome. Proteins encoded here:
- a CDS encoding SLC13 family permease, encoding MTLTIIVFLLVYVAMGFGKLPGFKVDRTGAAVIGALAMMAIGSITPPHAWNAIDYRTIGMLFGLMVVSASFVVSGFYSWTANRVAMLKVSPPALLAVLIGVGGILSALLTNDVVVVAMTPLLVSISLSRGLNPIPFLLGFCFAANNGAAGSLIGSPQNMIAAQGLDISFVGLLEASAIPALISLPITWLVLVWLYRNRWYIAKDEMQTKAPTTQETLNVWETTKAGIITFAVIIAFIISDIPRELIALTAAGFLLMNRSIASSDMLKLVDGNLLLLIMGLFVVNAAFASTGIPQQLLNDLRAHGVDLNNPLALFLVTGVLSTIVGNNPSVMLLVPFLTPDGNADSLGAALVLGSGFSSNLLVFGSLAGIIVVEQAAAYGVKISFSEFAKSGGIVAALCMMLAAIWVVLVL